The Cryptomeria japonica chromosome 2, Sugi_1.0, whole genome shotgun sequence region TCCAAGGAGATGATAGATAAATTTATATTTTGTACTTGAATACAATGTTGAATATTGTATGCATTTTTTTCTTTTGACTTTAGAATATAGATCCCGTTTTATAAGGCAACTGTGACTCAATATAAAAAAACAAAGATGGCTCACAGATCATAGTTGCAGATAAATTGAAGTTATTCGATTCAAGAACTTGACACTTTAGAACTACAGAAGGGAATAAGGACCCGACTTCATATTGAAAGGCAATTCTAAAACtgaattgttttaattttttttttctaaattagcACCACACAAACAATAAAATGTTAGTCTGAAGAATTAGAACTAAAAGCTCTCTCATTTCTTCAAACAAGTAAATGCAATTGAATTGCTTGCTAAAACAATTTTACCATCAAAATTGAAGAAGCAGAAAGTAAGTTGGTGCTTAGGACCTATCAAAATGTATTTACCTGTTAAGATGGGATGTCAGATTTGAATAAAATTCTCCAAGACTTTTTAGATTTTTTTGGCTCTACAAATATCTATTGACTATGTCTAGTATCATTGTAAAGCAGGTAGTTTAATAGAAAACATGTTCCATTCTCTAGTTCATTTAAGTTCGGCACATTATGCTAACAATATCTACCTTAGTAATACATTAAAGATATCTCGAATTGTTTATGTATTTGGTGCTTCCTAAACGAAGCAACTGTCCTATCAAAGAAAACTATACTTACCAATTCTAAATCCCATTATTTCAAAATGCAGTCAGTGAGATCAAAATACATCTAAAGTATCAAATTGTGGCTTCTGCTTGAGGTCTGGAAGCTCATATATGTATATGTCCAGTCGTTACAATCCTCAGAATCTAGATAACAGTATACACTTCTTACATTTAAGGGGTAGCTTCCTTTAGTAGAGAATAGTCAAAAGGGGAGATATTTTGcagaaaaaaattataaacaattttAAGAAGATTTCAGTAAATAATTGTATAGTTTACATGAACCATACTCAAGTTATCAGTGATCAACACTTACATTTTTCTGTATAGTTTTTAGAGACTTGATGTGATCCATAAACTCTTGACTGAGAAGTTAAGAATCATCAGAATTTGCTTGCTACTTGCTTatgcaaataattttttctttagaGAAGATAATATTATGATAACAAACAAATAAATTATGCAACATACTCACACGAATCAGATTTTTATTCTGAAACTTCCAATGTGGAGGAAAATCAACTTTTATGGTAGTGGCCATGGCCTTGCTAGCTCCTTTATTGTCTTGGGAAGATAATTACATTAAGTGGGACTCCATTTCTCTCCACTTCTGTTTATCTCCTTCTACACTTTCAACAACTAAATTCTACAATATTTTTCTACTTCTTCAATTTCCAAAAACATGATTTACAACCAACTTCAATCCGCTATTGTATAGATTTCTCATGATAGCAGAGTTCTGTCAAGTTCTAGAATTTATGCAAACAAAAGAAGTTGAAATGATGACTATACAATTCACTTACTAAATCTGAAGAGTTCAATATCGATAGACTATAACATGGTCTGGTACTGTCTagaccaaagaaacgggacttggactcagctcggactcggcaaggccaactcaaactcggactcgggacttggcgtcagactcggctccaaaCTCGACTGGaatcgggaaagtgaaaaactcaagaaatttagagatttttaaagatttaaaacttgtttcagacatcctttattgaatacaccttaaagacacaaaaacatcattaaactcggatcatttgattacatacacaagtatacatcaatcacataagcataaacgcaaattgtagctgaagaaaataacaaacatagatatataaatattgtcaaatgtatacaatattacaaaacacatggaataaaaaatccatgtcatcatatgatcatcatcaaatgtttcatacaaataccaaaggtaaataataaatactaaatacaactacaagtgtacaagcctatggctcagagggtcgtgcaccctctcgccctggccccctgGGAAGGCatttaaagtaggtcctggatgattcagcagccatagtcgctccccgtgacaccatgccatgctcaccaacatcacgAACAActgtgtcatgctcaccaacattaggaacagctgtgtcactctgagtctcagtatttcctgtctctgctcctcctctgccatggctacagcctcagcctctatatctacctggtcgatccaatcaatgtcatcatcactaaatacagctgtaggagtcccaggagctgtCTAATTCTCATTGGCctactctgcttcaagatcaaactcatctagaatgataggagacatgtcaactattgcattctttctcattctcaggcgaaggttgtagtgaacaaagacgagatcattcatcttctccacagataatctattgcgcctcttggagtgtatgtgctcaaacatactccaattgcgctcacaacctgatgcgctgcatggttggctcaagatgcgaatggccaacttatGAATATTTGGGgtctctgggccaaaaaagttccaccaatgatcagagtttgaaatgagaaaaataaataaaatcagtctcactcatgaactcatttaacaagttacaatatagtattgaataaaactaaaattaagccttacaatttatttttacctgacatcatagttgtcctaccgtctttggcgacaggaggagagaaggtctccccttgtgcatctgagaacaactatagctctcgaaaaaggtttatctgagaagtaccagcaagtcccatcttctccatgattgcatatagcccattaaggacctccacatcagccttgaaagaagggataaaacggaatgccggattcagataataggctgccacatagatgggcctatgaagctgatgatgccatctcctatcaatgatctcccaaaagggaccatacttgctctc contains the following coding sequences:
- the LOC131872823 gene encoding uncharacterized protein LOC131872823; translated protein: MADCIFDEQGFWVPCDEIVKFLKPLVVLLRVADGDKPAMGYIYEGMDRAKEAIRFVYGGDESKYGPFWEIIDRRWHHQLHRPIYVAAYYLNPAFRFIPSFKADVEVLNGLYAIMEKMGLAGTSQINLFREL